The Erigeron canadensis isolate Cc75 chromosome 4, C_canadensis_v1, whole genome shotgun sequence genome window below encodes:
- the LOC122595129 gene encoding microtubule-associated protein 70-5, with protein sequence MARVDEFGQQRLFLSQLDPVVLELNRLQSLLKDKDRELGFAQSEIKTLKAADVLKEKSLEEMGYLVEKLDSKLSNNENLLDQKNLDIKKLVIEKKEALAAQFAVEATLRRVYANHKDDNSVPIESIIAPLEADIKMYKNEIAVLQEDKKTLERHTKSKEAALLEAERILTSALERALIVEEVQNQNIGLRRQIEICQDENKILEKTNRQKVLEVEKLSETIKQLEEAILAGGAAANTIRDYRRQIYQLQEEKRTVERELARANVSANRVATTLANEWKDENDKVMPVKQWLEERRRLQADLHRLKEKLTVTERTAKNEAQLKEKVKLRLKTLEDGIKQSTYGSPKFEKSNHYFGILSSNKGTKRSTSQPRGSSTSSQKLDVEYGTRQMNMLNRKYASGENLLRKSLWTERSKFIDKDEKENNEKIGAMNLEKVKDDRTNIIRGRETASGGNEEYEDGRATRSYTDDDLVSGFLYDRLQKEVISLRKCCEMKDSSLNEKDEKNKVLMKKVENLMKALEVESKKWRREAAVREKNSTSIKTDEQKPDRNLNSSKRAAKPST encoded by the exons ATGGCGAGAGTTGATGAATTCGGTCAACAACGTCTCTTCCTATCTCAACTTGACCCTGTTGTGTTAGAACTTAACAGGCTGCAAAGCTTGCTCAAAG ATAAGGACCGTGAGTTGGGGTTTGCTCAAAGTGAAATCAAAACCCTGAAAGCAGCTGATGTCTTGAAGGAGAAATCATTAGAAGAG ATGGGATATCTTGTAGAAAAACTGGACAGTAAGCTAAGTAACAACGAAAACCTCCTTGACCAAAAG AATTTGGATATCAAGAAGTTAGTAATAGAAAAGAAAGAAGCGTTGGCTGCACAATTTGCCGTGGAAGCAACTCTTAGAAGGGTTTATGCAAATCATAAGGACGACAATTCAGTACCAATTGAATCCATTATTGCTCCTCTAGAGGCcgatattaaaatgtataaaaacgaG ATTGCAGTACTACAAGAGGATAAAAAGACGCTAGAGAGACATACTAAATCAAAAGAAGCAGCTTTGCTTGAAGCCGAGAGAATTCTAACAAGTGCTTTGGAAAGAGCATTGATTGTGGAAGAGGTTCAAAATCAGAATATAGGACTTCGACGACAAATCGAGATCTGCCAA GATGAAAACAAGATTCTGGAAAAAACAAATCGTCAGAAAGTTTTAGAGGTTGAAAAGCTAAGTGAAACCATTAAACAACTTGAGGAAGCTATACTTGCAGGCGGAGCTGCTGCAAACACTATACGCGACTACAGGCGTCAGATTTATCAACTACAA GAGGAGAAAAGAACAGTAGAAAGGGAGCTGGCAAGAGCAAACGTTTCAGCCAATCGAGTTGCAACCACATTGGCGAATGAATGGAAGGACGAAAACGATAAGGTTATGCCAGTGAAGCAATGGTTGGAGGAAAGGAGGCGTCTTCAG GCAGACTTGCATCGGTTAAAGGAGAAATTGACCGTAACGGAGAGAACGGCTAAGAATGAAGCACAACTTAAAGAAAAAGTGAAGCTGAGACTGAAGACACTTGAAGATGGAATAAAGCAGTCAACTTATGGATCACCAAAATTTGAAAAGTCAAATCATTATTTTGGAATCCTATCAAGTAACAAAGGAACGAAGAGGTCAACATCACAGCCAAGAGGCTCATCCACAAGCTCACAGAAATTAGATGTTGAATACGGAACCAGACAAATGAATATGCTTAATAGAAAATATGCTTCAGGGGAGAATTTGTTGAGAAAAAGTTTATGGACAGAAAGGAGCAAGTTTATCGACAAAGATGAAAAGGAGAACAATGAAAAGATCGGTGCCATGAATCTTGAGAAAGTTAAGGATGATAGAACTAATATCATAAGGGGAAGGGAAACAGCAAGTGGTGGCAATGAAGAATACGAAGACGGGAGAGCCACCCGGTCTTATACAGATGATGATTTGGTTTCGGGGTTCCTGTATGATAGGCTTCAGAAAGAGGTGATTAGTTTGAGGAAATGTTGTGAGATGAAAGACAGCAGTTTGAATGAAAAAGATGAGAAAAACAAG GTGTTAATGAAGAAAGTTGAAAACTTGATGAAAGCACTCGAAGTAGAGTCAAAGAAATGGAGAAGAGAAGCAGCTGTAAGAGAAAAGAACTCAACGTCCATAAAGACCGATGAGCAGAAACCAGATCGAAACTTGAACTCCTCCAAAAG GGCTGCAAAGCCATCTACTTGA
- the LOC122595128 gene encoding pentatricopeptide repeat-containing protein At4g16390, chloroplastic, with protein MAYTYGFCCSPSISFSQRRSFISPTIFQSKLPQQLRITQISLQESVSEVTTNHTLLPDPISDNNNNNNNNNNNNNNNIKKNYIWVNPNNPKASSFKQKTFDSRYTVLIQVAESLNSCLPFELDVFKVLDRNLGSKLSEQDGVIILNNLSNPKTARIVLKYIQDRCNLNREVVLYNVTLKVFRKSKDLDGAKRLFNEMVLRGVTPDNVTFSTIIGCSRLKSLPGKAVEWFEKMAGFGIEPDDITYSVMIDCYGRVGKVDMALRLYDRSRNEKWRLDAVTFTTVIKIYGTSGNFDGCLTVFEEMKALGVKPNLVCYNTLLDAMGRAKRPWQVKSIYQQILSSGLTPGWATYAALIRAYSKARYGEDALNVYKEMRAKGMNLNNVLYNTLLSMCADVGYIDEAVGIFDDMKTSSDLQPDSWTYSSLITIFSCCGKVYEAETTLKEMVEAGFEPNIYVLTSLIQCYGKSNRTDDVVRTFDQTIELGITPDERTCGCLLNVMTQTPREELGKLTRCIEKANPKLGSVVKLLVESNTEDETFKNEASEVLGDVGDDVRKAYCNCLIDLCINLDQLEIACDLLELGISVGIYSDIQSKSPTKWSLHLKSLSLGAALTALHIWINDLTKALDEGTELPPLLGINTGHGKHKYSDKGLAGGLQLHLRELNAPFHEAPEKAGWFLTTKVAAKSWLEARREDIMVAA; from the coding sequence ATGGCTTACACATATGGCTTTTGTTGTTCACCTTCAATTTCCTTCTCTCAAAGAAGAAGCTTCATTTCACCTACCATTTTTCAATCTAAATTACCCCAACAGCTACGTATCACTCAAATTTCCTTACAAGAATCAGTTTCTGAAGTAACAACCAATCACACCTTATTACCAGACCCTATatcagataataataataataataataataataataataataataataataatatcaagaaAAATTATATCTGGGTCAACCCCAATAACCCTAAAGCGTCAAGTTTTAAGCaaaaaacttttgattcaaGGTACACTGTTCTCATCCAAGTTGCTGAATCCTTAAATTCATGTCTTCCTTTTGAACTtgatgtttttaaggtattAGATAGGAATTTGGGTAGTAAGTTGTCAGAACAAGATGGTGTTATTATTCTTAATAACCTGTCTAACCCGAAAACGGCTAGAATCGTGCTTAAATATATTCAAGATAGATGTAATTTGAATAGAGAGGTTGTTCTGTACAATGTCACTTTAAAGGTTTTTAGAAAGAGTAAGGATTTAGATGGTGCCAAGAGATTGTTTAATGAAATGGTTCTGAGAGGTGTTACGCCTGATAATGTTACTTTCTCTACTATTATTGGTTGTTCTCGGTTGAAGTCTTTGCCTGGAAAGGCTGTAGAGTGGTTTGAAAAGATGGCTGGGTTTGGGATTGAACCGGATGACATTACGTATTCTGTGATGATTGATTGTTATGGGAGGGTTGGGAAGGTTGATATGGCGTTGAGATTGTATGATCGTTCGAGGAATGAGAAATGGAGACTTGATGCTGTGACGTTCACCACAGTGATAAAGATATATGGGACTAGTGGTAATTTTGATGGGTGTTTGACGGTTTTTGAGGAAATGAAGGCGCTTGGTGTTAAGCCTAATTTAGTCTGTTATAACACTTTGTTGGATGCTATGGGAAGAGCTAAGAGGCCTTGGCAGGTTAAATCTATCTATCAGCAAATTCTGAGTAGCGGATTGACACCTGGCTGGGCTACTTATGCTGCTCTTATTCGTGCATATAGTAAAGCTCGATATGGTGAAGATGCCTTGAATGTCTACAAGGAGATGAGGGCAAAAGGGATGAATTTGAATAATGTTCTTTACAATACCCTTTTGTCGATGTGTGCTGATGTAGGTTACATTGATGAAGCCGTTGGGATATTTGATGACATGAAGACATCTTCCGATCTTCAGCCAGATAGTTGGACTTATTCGTCATTGATCACGATATTCTCCTGTTGTGGAAAGGTCTACGAGGCTGAGACAACATTGAAAGAAATGGTAGAAGCGGGTTTTGAgcctaatatatatgttttgactTCTTTAATTCAATGCTACGGGAAATCCAATCGCACAGATGACGTTGTGAGGACATTTGACCAAACCATTGAGCTTGGTATAACTCCAGATGAGCGGACTTGTGGTTGTCTTCTCAATGTAATGACACAAACTCCACGCGAGGAACTTGGTAAGCTTACAAGATGTATTGAAAAGGCCAATCCAAAGCTAGGTAGTGTAGTGAAACTTCTTGTTGAGTCTAATACGGAAGATGAAACATTCAAGAATGAAGCTAGTGAAGTACTTGGTGATGTTGGGGATGATGTAAGGAAAGCGTACTGCAATTGCTTAATTGATCTATGTATTAACCTTGATCAGCTAGAGATAGCATGTGATTTGCTTGAGTTGGGGATTAGTGTTGGAATATACAGTGATATACAGTCTAAATCTCCTACAAAATGGTCGTTACATTTAAAAAGTCTTTCTCTAGGGGCAGCTCTAACTGCATTACATATTTGGATAAATGATTTGACCAAGGCTTTAGACGAAGGCACGGAGCTCCCCCCATTGCTTGGAATCAATACTGGACATGGAAAACACAAGTACTCTGATAAAGGATTGGCAGGTGGACTTCAATTACATCTCAGAGAGCTAAATGCTCCTTTCCACGAGGCACCTGAAAAGGCTGGCTGGTTTTTAACAACAAAAGTTGCTGCCAAGTCGTGGCTGGAAGCTAGACGTGAAGATATTATGGTTGCTGCTTAA
- the LOC122596954 gene encoding protein FAR-RED IMPAIRED RESPONSE 1-like — translation MDEEVVEDIITVHEEDPEDGIEDSTTNGKQHYACTSGNKAVKKIYTFKVLLKKDEDTIECSYLTFERYGFLCHHIFCMFKAKDIEEIPEKYILRRWRKDLVPPGMRTRRRRYGESSEECEKLANELHFIVENCISMLSKDEAKLSVLVEKVRELKDEIEDNVSNSRTKKTKEVILDFLGVEQPETREVENPAVISYKGSHSDTRLKSSKEIAMEEYVKPKRKCANCGMMMNHDKRNCEKKKLKAEKAKAVVETLRRFNKK, via the exons atgGATGAGGAGGTTGTTGAAGATATAATAACTGTGCACGAAGAAGACCCTGAAGATGGAATTGAGGACtcaacaacaaatggaaaacAACATTATGCTTGCACATCTGGAAATAAAGCTGTGAAAAAGATATACACATTTAAG GTTTTACTGAAGAAAGATGAAGATACTATTGAATGCAGCTACTTAACTTTTGAACGTTATGGATTCTTATGTCATCACATATTTTGTATGTTTAAAGCTAAGGATATTGAAGAAATTCCTGAAAAATACATTCTTAGAAGGTGGAGAAAGGATTTAGTACCACCAGGAATGcgcacaagaagaagaaggtacGGTGAGTCGAGTGAAGAATGTGAGAAGCTTGCTAATGAGTTGCATTTCATTGTAGAGAATTGTATTAGCATGTTATCAAAAGATGAAGCAAAACTTTCTGTTCTTGTTGAGAAAGTTAGAGAACTCAAAGACGAGATTGAAGATAATGTTTCAAATTCCAGAACAAAGAAAACAAAGGAAGTTATTTTGGATTTCCTAGGTGTTGAACAGCCAGAAACAAGAGAAGTTGAAAATCCAGCAGTTATAAGTTATAAGGGGAGTCATTCAGATACGAGATTGAAAAGTTCAAAGGAAATCGCAATGGAAGAGTACGTGAAGCCAAAGAGAAAATGTGCAAATTGTGGTATGATGATGAATCATGACAAAAGAAACTGTGAGAAGAAGAAACTAAAAGCAGAAAAAGCTAAGGCGGTTGTAGAAACTCTTCGAAGATttaacaaaaagtaa